The following coding sequences are from one Epilithonimonas vandammei window:
- a CDS encoding helix-turn-helix domain-containing protein, translated as MKETFGEYIKRLRTENGFTLTQLAAKLDLDSANLSKIENNKREFDERRLTLLSKVFDLDITKLRTEFFSDFIAKKLYENNCDEETLVLAEEKVAYLKSKNL; from the coding sequence ATGAAAGAAACTTTTGGAGAATACATAAAGCGACTTAGAACCGAAAACGGTTTTACTCTCACTCAATTGGCGGCTAAATTAGATTTAGATTCTGCCAATCTTAGCAAAATCGAAAATAACAAACGTGAATTTGATGAAAGAAGATTAACTCTTTTGTCAAAAGTTTTTGATTTGGATATTACCAAGTTAAGAACTGAATTTTTTAGTGATTTTATTGCTAAAAAACTTTACGAAAACAATTGCGACGAAGAAACTTTGGTTTTAGCCGAAGAAAAAGTAGCATACTTAAAATCAAAAAATCTATAA
- a CDS encoding TlpA family protein disulfide reductase: MKRILVYSLLFIFHLGFSQEVPKVLKTKFSKEALAQKVQDENGKETSIKDILNRHKGKVVVLDFWAGWCRDCLKAFPKAKELEANNPNIDFVFLSLERSKEGFDKSLVKHEMTDKENYWFSTGWKNDFNNYIDLNWIPRYIVVNQKSGIAKYYAISPDDPEIQSTIDKLTK, encoded by the coding sequence ATGAAGAGGATATTAGTTTATAGCTTATTATTTATTTTCCATTTGGGCTTTTCTCAAGAAGTTCCAAAAGTTTTGAAAACCAAATTTTCCAAAGAAGCACTTGCCCAAAAAGTACAGGATGAAAATGGAAAAGAAACTTCCATCAAAGATATTTTGAATCGACACAAAGGGAAAGTTGTGGTTCTGGATTTCTGGGCTGGCTGGTGTAGAGATTGTTTAAAAGCATTTCCAAAAGCCAAAGAATTAGAAGCCAACAACCCGAATATTGATTTTGTTTTCCTTTCGCTGGAACGCTCCAAAGAAGGTTTTGATAAAAGTCTCGTAAAACACGAGATGACTGACAAAGAAAATTACTGGTTTTCAACAGGCTGGAAAAACGATTTCAACAATTATATTGACCTCAACTGGATTCCGAGATATATTGTGGTAAACCAAAAATCTGGCATTGCAAAATATTACGCCATTTCTCCAGACGATCCGGAGATCCAATCAACAATAGATAAGCTTACAAAGTAA
- the dinB gene encoding DNA polymerase IV, whose amino-acid sequence MQSQRKIIHVDMDAFYASVEQLDNPGLRGKAIAVGGGHRGVVAAASYEARKFGVRSAMPSKTAKEKCPHLIFVPPRFARYKEISSKIRNIFHEYTDLVEPLSLDEAYLDVTENKKGIESANDIAKEIRKRIFDETGLTASAGISVNKFLAKVASDINKPNGQKTIHPTKIDEFLDQLPIEKFYGVGKVTANKMHELHIFKGADLKAKTLQQLEGLFGKSGRYYYNVVRGIHNGEVKPNRIQKSVAVERTFWDDINEDEEIEQKLKSLSLELEERLNKREIKGKTLTLKIKYKDFSLFTRSKTQDFYFEGAEKFYNTARKLWDLRPFDKAIRLLGLSLSNLNTEDKKQVSVQLKIPFQELED is encoded by the coding sequence ATGCAATCGCAACGCAAAATAATCCACGTAGATATGGACGCCTTTTATGCTTCCGTGGAGCAACTCGATAATCCGGGTTTGCGTGGAAAAGCGATTGCTGTTGGTGGCGGACATCGCGGTGTGGTTGCAGCAGCAAGTTACGAAGCAAGGAAATTCGGAGTGCGTTCTGCAATGCCAAGTAAAACCGCCAAAGAGAAATGCCCGCATCTCATCTTTGTCCCTCCCAGATTTGCTCGATACAAAGAAATCTCCAGCAAAATCAGAAACATTTTTCACGAGTATACCGACCTAGTAGAACCTCTTTCGTTGGACGAAGCGTATCTGGACGTCACTGAAAATAAAAAAGGAATCGAGTCCGCTAACGATATAGCCAAAGAAATCCGAAAACGAATATTTGACGAAACTGGATTAACTGCTTCTGCCGGAATTTCTGTCAATAAATTTTTAGCAAAAGTAGCATCTGACATCAATAAACCGAATGGACAAAAAACTATTCATCCCACAAAAATTGATGAATTCCTAGACCAACTCCCGATTGAAAAATTCTACGGTGTCGGGAAAGTAACGGCGAACAAAATGCACGAACTTCATATCTTCAAAGGCGCCGATTTGAAAGCAAAAACACTTCAACAACTCGAAGGTCTTTTCGGAAAATCAGGAAGATATTATTACAATGTCGTTCGCGGAATTCATAATGGTGAAGTAAAACCCAACCGAATTCAGAAAAGTGTAGCTGTGGAAAGAACCTTTTGGGACGACATTAATGAAGATGAGGAAATCGAGCAAAAACTAAAATCCCTAAGTCTGGAACTAGAAGAACGTTTGAATAAAAGAGAAATCAAAGGTAAAACCTTAACTCTTAAAATTAAATACAAAGATTTCTCTCTCTTCACAAGAAGTAAAACTCAGGATTTCTATTTTGAAGGTGCTGAGAAATTCTACAACACGGCCCGGAAGCTTTGGGATCTGAGACCTTTTGATAAAGCCATTCGCTTGCTTGGTCTGTCGCTTTCCAATCTCAATACCGAAGATAAAAAACAAGTTTCCGTGCAGTTAAAAATTCCTTTTCAGGAGCTTGAAGACTAG
- a CDS encoding alpha-amylase — MIQFFHWYTDGDSFLWNHVKESADYLSDLGITSVWLPPAYKSTSAGFSVGYDPYDLFDLGEFDQKGGIVTKYGSKQQYIEAIQALKSKNIQVIADVVLNHKAGGDELEKFNVVKVDDNDRNKVISDVFEIESYTKFTFPGRQKKYSDFEWNFTCFSGVDYAEGNEKGIFRIINDHGDGWDDIIDNEKGNYDYLMYNDIEHRNPFVREELNHWGKWYHDQTGFDGVRLDAVKHISPDFYKEWLTLLRANTGKDIFAVGEYWAPGELPLLQAYINSTEGCMSLFDSSLHHNLHDASKNPDYDLREIFTETLVASRPDKAVTVVDNHDTQPLQALEAPVETWFKPIAYALILLRKDGYPCVFYPDLYGANYKDHGKDGNEYEIFLDKVDAIEELIKARKDFAYGEQRDYFDDAHCIGWTREGDDEHSGCAVVLSNKDGNQKSMEIGKRYAGKTFYDFTGHLQDKVTIDENGWADFPCPAGNVSVWVAE; from the coding sequence ATGATACAATTTTTCCATTGGTACACCGATGGAGATTCTTTTCTTTGGAACCATGTAAAGGAGTCTGCAGATTACTTATCCGACTTAGGCATCACATCCGTTTGGCTGCCCCCTGCCTACAAAAGTACAAGTGCGGGATTTTCCGTCGGGTATGATCCTTATGATTTATTTGACTTGGGAGAGTTTGACCAGAAAGGCGGTATTGTCACAAAATATGGTTCGAAGCAACAATATATAGAAGCGATACAAGCTCTGAAGAGCAAAAACATCCAGGTAATAGCAGATGTGGTTCTGAATCATAAAGCAGGAGGCGATGAATTGGAAAAATTCAATGTTGTAAAAGTGGATGACAATGATAGAAACAAGGTGATTTCTGATGTTTTCGAAATTGAATCTTACACCAAATTTACCTTTCCCGGAAGACAGAAAAAATATTCGGATTTTGAATGGAATTTCACTTGCTTTTCAGGTGTAGATTATGCCGAAGGAAACGAAAAAGGAATTTTTAGAATCATTAATGATCACGGCGATGGTTGGGATGATATTATTGATAATGAAAAAGGGAATTACGATTATCTGATGTATAATGACATAGAACATAGAAATCCATTCGTTCGTGAAGAATTGAATCATTGGGGAAAATGGTACCACGACCAGACCGGTTTTGATGGAGTGAGGCTGGATGCGGTGAAACATATTTCTCCAGATTTTTACAAGGAATGGCTCACACTTCTGCGCGCCAACACAGGCAAAGATATTTTTGCCGTAGGAGAATATTGGGCTCCGGGAGAATTACCCCTTTTACAAGCTTATATAAATTCTACCGAAGGTTGTATGAGCTTGTTTGATTCCTCTTTGCATCACAACCTGCACGATGCTTCCAAAAATCCGGATTATGATTTGAGAGAGATTTTTACAGAAACACTGGTTGCCTCTCGCCCGGATAAAGCAGTAACCGTAGTTGATAATCACGATACGCAACCGCTTCAGGCTTTGGAAGCTCCGGTTGAAACCTGGTTTAAGCCGATTGCTTATGCTTTGATTTTATTGAGGAAAGATGGTTATCCTTGTGTTTTTTATCCCGATTTATATGGAGCAAATTACAAAGACCACGGAAAAGATGGCAACGAATATGAAATCTTCCTCGACAAAGTGGATGCGATTGAAGAACTCATCAAAGCAAGAAAAGATTTTGCTTATGGCGAGCAAAGAGATTATTTTGATGATGCACATTGTATCGGCTGGACGCGTGAAGGCGATGATGAACACTCGGGTTGCGCAGTTGTTCTAAGTAATAAAGATGGGAATCAAAAATCTATGGAAATTGGGAAACGATATGCAGGTAAAACGTTTTATGATTTCACCGGACATCTACAGGATAAAGTAACCATCGATGAAAATGGCTGGGCAGATTTCCCTTGTCCTGCGGGGAATGTGAGTGTTTGGGTGGCGGAATAG
- the deoC gene encoding deoxyribose-phosphate aldolase, whose protein sequence is MMEINQYLDSTYLKTPEQSGLTEEQTFEKVRELTDEAIAYHFKEVMIRPNYVKLIKDYLLSKNSDVLVGTVIGFHEGTYSLEDKLKEANQAILDGVDELDYVINYEAFKAGDLDLVKKEFVAGTKLGLDFGKTVKWIIEIAALSDAQIADLTSNIWNWAQENFEEKDFSRIFVKSSTGFYVTEGGKPNGATFEGVKIMLDNAGKLPVKAAGGVKTPADAEKMIAMGIQRIGTSAAKALLGEGKSDGAY, encoded by the coding sequence ATTATGGAAATCAATCAATATTTAGACTCAACATACCTGAAAACTCCGGAACAATCTGGGTTGACAGAAGAACAGACTTTTGAAAAAGTTAGAGAATTGACCGATGAGGCGATTGCTTACCACTTCAAAGAGGTGATGATCCGTCCAAACTATGTGAAGCTTATCAAAGATTACTTACTTTCGAAAAATTCTGATGTTTTGGTAGGGACAGTTATCGGTTTTCACGAGGGAACTTATTCTTTAGAAGATAAATTGAAAGAAGCCAATCAGGCAATTTTGGATGGCGTAGATGAGTTGGATTATGTTATCAATTATGAAGCTTTCAAGGCGGGAGATTTAGATTTGGTGAAAAAGGAATTTGTTGCAGGAACTAAATTAGGTCTAGATTTCGGTAAAACTGTAAAATGGATTATAGAAATCGCAGCACTTTCAGATGCTCAGATTGCTGATTTGACTTCAAATATCTGGAATTGGGCACAAGAAAATTTTGAAGAAAAAGATTTCTCAAGAATCTTTGTAAAGTCTTCAACCGGCTTTTATGTGACCGAAGGTGGAAAACCGAATGGCGCAACCTTCGAAGGGGTAAAAATTATGCTGGATAATGCCGGAAAACTTCCTGTGAAAGCTGCGGGCGGAGTAAAAACACCTGCGGACGCAGAAAAAATGATTGCAATGGGAATCCAGAGAATAGGAACATCTGCAGCCAAAGCTCTTCTGGGCGAAGGTAAAAGCGATGGAGCTTACTAA
- a CDS encoding Lrp/AsnC ligand binding domain-containing protein: protein MKSASESGYHLDGVDKEIIYMLMDNAKTSLAHISKNVGISTTAVHQRIKKLEQAGVIENSISFLNPRKIGYKVVSYIGVFLEQPSHYQDAIKNLNLVNEVVEAHYTTGNYTIFLKVLCKDNDHLMQILNKIQKLKGVTRTETILSLEQSISRQLKV, encoded by the coding sequence ATGAAGAGCGCATCCGAGTCCGGTTACCATTTAGACGGAGTTGATAAAGAGATTATTTATATGCTAATGGATAATGCAAAAACATCCCTTGCGCATATATCAAAAAACGTTGGCATCTCTACAACAGCAGTTCACCAAAGAATCAAAAAACTAGAACAAGCAGGTGTTATAGAAAATTCTATATCCTTCCTTAATCCCAGAAAAATTGGATACAAGGTAGTATCGTACATTGGAGTTTTCCTGGAGCAGCCAAGTCATTATCAAGACGCAATTAAAAATCTTAATCTTGTGAATGAAGTTGTAGAAGCGCATTACACTACAGGGAATTACACCATTTTTCTGAAGGTACTTTGCAAAGATAATGACCACCTTATGCAGATCCTAAACAAGATCCAGAAGCTGAAAGGCGTGACAAGAACTGAAACAATTCTTTCTCTGGAGCAAAGCATCAGTAGACAATTGAAAGTTTAA
- a CDS encoding alpha-amylase family glycosyl hydrolase, which yields MKLFYNLIAFFIAISAYAQTQTVTYSISPSSFNEDESITITFNGSSINESTWGVTNNALYLWAWSYDSNDANSIDCPTNGTAWASSNETNRLTYNSGTDTYTITFVPRTFYNRTGIGRIGFLLKTKTGNGQSQDIYSEVGKFQFVNTTPKNGTVNFISSGSNYPISYSTSLAANFVVKANGNQVYSANNVTSMFTPYNVTVDSQIEVIATSVLDGTVLTSKFSISPTPTVQTAAIPSYIRQGINYDANDPTKVGLALYAPFKSYVHVIGSFNNWQVSSNYLMKRDTNNPNLYWIEITGLTPQQVYTFQYRTSDGVKVADPYSTLVLSPDDDPWISSNTYPGLPAYPAGQQYDVSVIQTAKPAYNWTVTNFQKPAKQNLIVYKALVRDFTEQKNWQAMIDKIPYIKGLNVNAIELLPVTEFDGNNSWGYNPGFHLALDKAYGTPEKFKEFIDKCHQNGIAVILDVVLNHATGRSPLERLWSTSSTGGYGDVASNNPYFNQLPKHAYNVFYDFNHSKDETRYYVNRVLEQWIKEYKIDGFRWDLTKGFTQNCTASDESCTGSYQQDRVDVLKLYSDYQWSYDPTSYIIFEHLGTDAEEQQWANYRVNEGKGVMMWDNLNGQYNQNTMGYASNSNFNRVDFRNHGFTERRNISYGESHDEEKLMYRNLTYGNGSVKTLTTALERQKAFGAVFFTVPGPKMIWQFGELGYEFSINRCENGTISNDCRTSPKPVAFTLGYDTNANRKAVYDTWSKILAIRLSNQVFDTTTFTVESGNLLPRIYVWNDALPSSSLKNVVVVANFTTTAQTVTPNFPYAGTWYNLMDNTSMSASASTTVTLQPGEFRIFGNQTALATDETKIDANKTSLQIVQNPATDGLLKIRYNKAKNGQINIYDLNGKLVKSFRLQSAKGDETFSLKGIGTGNYLVQLKSDEGLAVSKLIIK from the coding sequence ATGAAATTATTTTACAACCTGATTGCTTTTTTTATAGCAATCTCAGCGTATGCGCAGACCCAAACTGTAACCTACTCTATCAGTCCATCATCCTTTAACGAAGACGAATCGATTACCATAACTTTTAATGGAAGTAGTATTAACGAGTCCACTTGGGGTGTTACCAACAATGCACTATATCTTTGGGCTTGGTCCTACGACAGCAACGATGCCAATAGCATTGACTGTCCTACAAACGGAACTGCTTGGGCTTCATCCAATGAGACCAATAGGTTAACTTACAATTCTGGAACAGATACTTACACAATCACATTTGTTCCTAGAACTTTTTATAACAGAACAGGAATCGGAAGAATTGGTTTTCTTTTAAAAACTAAAACTGGAAATGGGCAATCTCAGGATATTTATTCAGAAGTGGGTAAATTCCAGTTTGTAAACACTACACCAAAAAACGGAACCGTTAATTTTATTTCATCAGGAAGTAATTATCCTATATCCTACAGCACAAGCCTTGCAGCAAATTTTGTCGTAAAAGCAAATGGTAACCAAGTCTATTCGGCAAACAATGTTACATCTATGTTTACTCCGTATAATGTAACTGTAGACAGCCAGATAGAAGTAATCGCAACCAGCGTTTTAGACGGAACAGTATTGACATCAAAATTCTCAATTTCACCTACTCCAACCGTACAAACAGCAGCCATACCTTCATACATAAGACAAGGAATTAATTATGATGCTAATGATCCAACTAAAGTTGGCTTAGCACTTTATGCGCCTTTTAAAAGTTACGTTCACGTCATCGGAAGCTTTAATAACTGGCAGGTATCTTCCAACTATCTGATGAAGAGAGACACCAATAACCCGAACCTTTACTGGATTGAAATCACAGGTTTAACACCTCAGCAAGTTTACACGTTCCAATATAGAACTAGTGATGGTGTTAAGGTTGCGGATCCATATTCAACTTTGGTTTTATCTCCTGATGATGATCCTTGGATTTCTTCCAATACATATCCTGGATTGCCAGCATATCCTGCGGGGCAGCAATATGATGTTTCTGTCATTCAAACAGCAAAACCAGCTTATAACTGGACTGTGACTAATTTCCAAAAACCAGCAAAACAAAACCTGATTGTTTATAAAGCTCTGGTAAGAGATTTTACGGAACAGAAAAACTGGCAGGCGATGATTGATAAAATCCCATATATCAAGGGACTCAATGTCAATGCCATCGAATTATTGCCGGTGACGGAATTTGATGGAAATAATTCTTGGGGTTATAATCCGGGATTCCATCTTGCGTTGGATAAAGCATACGGAACACCTGAAAAATTCAAGGAATTTATTGACAAGTGTCACCAAAATGGTATTGCAGTAATTTTGGATGTTGTACTTAATCACGCAACAGGAAGATCTCCGCTTGAAAGATTATGGTCCACGAGTTCCACTGGAGGTTATGGCGACGTTGCATCTAACAACCCATACTTCAACCAATTGCCAAAACATGCTTACAACGTATTTTATGATTTCAACCACTCAAAAGATGAAACAAGATATTATGTGAACAGAGTTTTGGAACAGTGGATTAAAGAATATAAAATTGATGGATTCCGTTGGGATTTAACTAAAGGATTTACTCAAAATTGTACCGCTTCAGATGAAAGCTGTACAGGTTCTTACCAACAAGACAGAGTGGATGTATTGAAATTATATTCAGATTATCAATGGTCTTATGATCCAACTTCTTACATAATATTCGAACATTTGGGAACAGATGCAGAAGAACAACAATGGGCAAACTATCGTGTTAACGAAGGCAAAGGTGTGATGATGTGGGATAATCTTAATGGGCAATACAACCAAAATACGATGGGATATGCCTCTAACAGCAACTTTAACAGAGTTGATTTTAGAAACCACGGATTTACAGAAAGAAGAAACATCAGCTATGGAGAAAGCCACGACGAAGAAAAACTAATGTATAGAAACTTAACTTATGGGAATGGAAGCGTGAAAACTTTAACAACGGCTCTTGAAAGACAAAAAGCTTTTGGCGCAGTTTTCTTTACAGTTCCAGGACCAAAAATGATTTGGCAATTCGGAGAATTAGGCTATGAATTCAGTATCAACCGATGCGAAAACGGAACGATTAGCAACGATTGTAGAACTTCTCCAAAACCTGTCGCTTTTACTTTAGGTTATGATACCAACGCTAATAGAAAAGCGGTTTATGATACTTGGTCAAAAATATTAGCAATCAGATTATCTAATCAAGTTTTTGATACAACTACTTTCACAGTAGAATCCGGAAATCTTTTACCTAGAATCTATGTTTGGAATGATGCATTACCTTCAAGTTCCTTGAAAAATGTAGTTGTCGTAGCTAATTTCACAACAACGGCTCAAACTGTAACACCTAATTTCCCTTACGCCGGAACTTGGTATAACTTGATGGATAACACTTCTATGTCTGCAAGTGCTTCTACAACAGTTACACTTCAGCCAGGAGAATTCAGAATTTTTGGTAATCAAACTGCGTTGGCCACCGACGAAACAAAAATCGATGCGAACAAAACATCATTGCAAATCGTTCAGAATCCTGCAACAGACGGGTTATTGAAAATCAGATATAACAAAGCTAAAAACGGACAGATCAACATATACGATCTTAACGGAAAACTGGTAAAATCTTTCAGACTACAATCTGCAAAAGGAGACGAAACATTCTCTTTAAAAGGAATTGGAACAGGAAATTACTTAGTACAATTGAAGTCTGATGAAGGTTTGGCAGTTTCTAAACTCATCATCAAATAA
- a CDS encoding M3 family metallopeptidase, which translates to MNPLLEKFNTKYTSSPFEEIKEEHYLPAFQELVKTSEKEIDEITNNPEKPTFENTIEAMAFSGEQLDRVSNIFFNLNSAETNDEIQKIAQEVSPLLTEFSSRISQNEKLFERIKSVYDQKDSLSLNEEQQTLLNETYKGFVRSGALLSEEDKKKLEKINMDLSIKSLQFGQNALASTNAYFKHIIDKEELKGIPEAILQQYEEDAKEKGLEGYVITLQYPSYLPAMTYAENRELRKELALANGKKSFDGGEYDNQNLIKEIVKLRQEKAELLGYKNYADFVLEERMAQSPAKVFEFLNELLEKATPYAQKEIEELKSLAKADGIDDIQSYDHTFYAEKLRKQKFDIDDEELKPYFQLEKVQEAVFGLAGKLFGLEFKEINDIQKYHQDVKTYEVSEVGSQKSEVSSELQSSDFQHPTSDYKALLYTDYHPRKGKRAGAWMTSYKNQYKKDGENSRPHISVVCNFTKPTKDTPSLLTFQEVTTLFHEFGHALHGILADTQYPNLSGTSVKWDFVELPSQFLENYCYEPEFLETFAKHYQTGETLPTEKIEKLSQSKSFMEGYQTLRQLGFGLLDMAYHSEVGALENKSVKEFEVEKTAATNLYPSNPETAASPSFSHIFQGGYSAGYYSYKWAEVLDADAFQYFKENGIFNPEIAAKYKILLSSGGTKNPMELYKNFRGREPKVESLLKRAFG; encoded by the coding sequence ATGAATCCGCTTTTAGAAAAATTCAATACAAAATATACTTCATCACCTTTTGAGGAAATCAAAGAAGAGCATTATCTTCCCGCTTTTCAGGAATTAGTAAAAACTTCTGAAAAAGAAATCGATGAAATCACTAATAATCCTGAAAAACCAACTTTCGAAAATACAATTGAAGCAATGGCTTTCTCTGGAGAACAATTGGACAGAGTTTCCAATATTTTCTTTAATTTGAATTCTGCTGAAACCAATGACGAGATTCAGAAAATCGCTCAGGAAGTTTCACCACTTTTAACCGAATTCTCTTCCAGAATTTCTCAAAACGAAAAACTGTTCGAAAGAATCAAAAGCGTTTACGACCAAAAAGACAGTTTGTCATTGAACGAAGAACAGCAAACTTTACTCAACGAAACTTACAAAGGTTTTGTGAGAAGCGGAGCTTTATTAAGCGAAGAAGACAAAAAGAAACTGGAGAAAATCAATATGGATTTGTCTATCAAATCGCTTCAGTTTGGACAAAATGCTTTAGCCTCAACGAATGCTTATTTCAAACACATTATTGACAAAGAAGAATTGAAAGGAATTCCTGAAGCAATCCTTCAACAATACGAGGAAGATGCGAAGGAAAAAGGTTTGGAAGGTTATGTGATTACGCTTCAATATCCTAGTTATCTTCCGGCAATGACTTACGCTGAAAACCGTGAATTGAGGAAAGAATTGGCTTTAGCTAACGGAAAAAAATCATTTGATGGCGGAGAATATGACAATCAGAATTTGATTAAAGAAATCGTAAAACTTCGTCAGGAAAAAGCGGAATTGTTGGGATATAAGAATTATGCAGATTTTGTTCTGGAAGAAAGAATGGCACAATCGCCCGCAAAAGTTTTTGAATTCCTGAATGAACTTCTAGAAAAAGCAACCCCTTACGCTCAAAAAGAAATCGAAGAATTGAAATCTCTGGCAAAAGCTGACGGAATTGATGACATCCAAAGTTATGACCACACTTTCTACGCAGAGAAATTAAGAAAGCAAAAATTCGATATTGATGATGAGGAACTGAAACCTTATTTCCAATTGGAGAAAGTTCAGGAAGCTGTTTTTGGATTAGCCGGAAAATTATTTGGATTGGAGTTTAAAGAAATTAATGATATTCAGAAATATCATCAGGATGTAAAAACTTATGAAGTGTCAGAGGTTGGAAGTCAGAAGTCAGAAGTTTCCAGCGAATTGCAATCTTCCGACTTCCAACATCCGACTTCTGACTATAAGGCTTTGCTTTATACGGATTATCATCCTAGAAAAGGTAAGCGTGCTGGCGCCTGGATGACGAGTTATAAAAATCAATATAAAAAAGACGGAGAAAATTCTCGTCCGCATATATCGGTTGTTTGCAACTTCACAAAACCTACAAAAGACACACCAAGTTTGTTGACTTTCCAAGAAGTAACAACTTTGTTCCACGAGTTTGGACACGCACTTCACGGCATTTTGGCAGATACGCAATACCCGAACCTTTCTGGAACTTCGGTTAAATGGGATTTTGTGGAATTGCCTTCTCAGTTTTTGGAGAACTATTGCTACGAACCAGAGTTTTTGGAAACTTTTGCGAAACATTATCAAACCGGAGAAACGCTTCCAACCGAAAAAATTGAGAAATTATCACAAAGTAAATCTTTCATGGAAGGTTATCAAACTTTGAGACAGCTTGGCTTCGGATTGTTGGATATGGCTTATCACTCAGAAGTTGGAGCATTGGAGAATAAGAGTGTGAAAGAGTTTGAAGTGGAAAAAACAGCAGCAACTAATCTTTACCCAAGTAATCCAGAAACTGCGGCAAGTCCAAGTTTTTCGCATATCTTCCAAGGTGGATATTCGGCAGGATATTATTCTTACAAGTGGGCTGAGGTTTTGGATGCGGATGCGTTTCAGTATTTCAAAGAAAACGGAATCTTCAATCCGGAAATTGCTGCAAAATATAAAATCTTATTATCTTCCGGCGGAACCAAAAATCCAATGGAATTGTATAAAAACTTCCGAGGAAGAGAACCAAAAGTGGAGAGTTTGCTGAAAAGAGCTTTTGGATAA
- a CDS encoding YchJ family protein produces the protein MNCPCCSGKSYEDCCQPYHLKEKFAPTAEALMRSRFSAFAIPNGEYLWETTSPNKRQFHNKKDLQEWGEINQWTKLEIVNKPSANKVEFKAFYIDGDGNEQLHHELSQFKLIQNRWYYVTGEFLD, from the coding sequence ATGAATTGTCCCTGCTGTTCCGGAAAATCGTACGAAGATTGTTGTCAACCTTATCATTTGAAAGAAAAATTTGCACCAACTGCAGAAGCTTTGATGCGTTCCAGATTCTCAGCATTCGCAATCCCGAATGGAGAATATCTTTGGGAGACTACTTCGCCTAACAAAAGACAATTTCACAACAAAAAAGATTTGCAGGAATGGGGAGAAATCAATCAATGGACAAAGCTGGAAATTGTTAACAAACCTTCTGCAAACAAAGTAGAATTCAAAGCTTTTTATATTGATGGAGACGGGAATGAACAGCTTCATCACGAGTTGTCACAATTCAAATTGATTCAGAATCGTTGGTATTATGTGACAGGAGAATTTTTGGATTAA
- a CDS encoding VF530 family protein, which produces MENTSKDPLHGKRLDAILEELLEYYKGYGELGKQINIKCFTGENPSVSSSLKFLRKTPWARAKVESLYLYVLRQKKKKGL; this is translated from the coding sequence ATGGAAAACACTTCAAAAGACCCTTTGCACGGAAAAAGATTGGACGCGATTCTTGAGGAATTGCTAGAATACTACAAAGGTTATGGAGAATTGGGAAAACAAATTAATATCAAGTGTTTTACGGGCGAAAATCCAAGTGTGAGTTCCTCTCTCAAATTTCTTCGCAAAACGCCTTGGGCAAGGGCAAAAGTAGAAAGTTTGTATCTCTATGTTTTGAGACAGAAAAAGAAAAAAGGATTATAG